A single Brachybacterium sillae DNA region contains:
- a CDS encoding APC family permease, protein MPDVAPALKRVVLGRKYSSAQLARERLPVRIALPTFAADALSSVAYAPDEILVTLALAGVAAYAVSPWVALAVVVVLAVVVATNTNIIREYPGGGGEYAVVRRNLGGGAARVVGSALLVDYILTVAVSISQASAYAAGALPLVEQHQVPTALVLLAVLTVLNLRGVKQSGRLLAVPVYVFMGVVGLTLVVGAVQSMLGTLDTAPSAAYEIVPSPELDTGLTALGGALLVLRAFTSGCAALAGVEAISNGVPSFRPPKIRNASLTLLLLGTLSSALMLGIVLLARATGVQLVADPATQLRIDGAPATGLVQVPVIAQIAQAVYTPTGPMFFLVSAVTGVVLFLAAHTAFNGFPNLASVLARAGYLPRQLRVRGDRLAYSNGIVLLAVASALFIWATGASVTLLVQMYIVGVFLSFSLSQLGMVRHYQRRLRLSVRAGERRALAAGRVTSAVGFVLVTAVLVTVLVTKLLQGAWVALAVMALLFVLMTLVHRHYRAVDEELSLGDDFDAAGAHPSRSHALVVVASLDQPVMRALAVASAARHSSLQAVAVHDDTDPEALAERWRTVGVQIPLRIVHSPYREFARPVLAYVSTLLARNPRDVVVVYIPEFIVGHWWEAALHNHAARRLADRLTHLPRVVVTSVPWQLGSAQDVVGRTRTQSRTSVPTTKEVPR, encoded by the coding sequence GTGCCCGATGTCGCCCCCGCCCTGAAGCGCGTGGTGCTCGGCCGCAAGTACTCCAGTGCTCAGCTGGCCCGGGAGCGTCTCCCGGTGCGCATCGCACTGCCGACCTTCGCCGCCGACGCCCTCAGCTCCGTCGCCTACGCCCCGGACGAGATCCTCGTGACCCTTGCCCTCGCGGGGGTGGCGGCGTACGCCGTCAGCCCCTGGGTGGCGCTCGCCGTGGTGGTGGTGCTGGCCGTCGTGGTCGCCACCAACACCAACATCATCCGGGAGTATCCCGGCGGGGGCGGGGAGTACGCCGTCGTGCGCCGCAACCTCGGCGGGGGAGCGGCCCGCGTGGTCGGGTCCGCGCTGCTGGTCGACTACATCCTCACCGTCGCCGTGTCGATCTCCCAGGCCAGCGCCTACGCCGCCGGTGCCCTGCCCCTCGTCGAGCAGCATCAGGTGCCCACCGCCCTGGTGCTGCTGGCGGTGCTCACCGTCCTGAACCTGCGCGGTGTGAAGCAGTCCGGCCGCCTGCTGGCCGTGCCGGTGTATGTGTTCATGGGCGTCGTGGGCCTGACCCTGGTGGTCGGTGCCGTGCAGTCCATGCTCGGCACCCTCGACACCGCCCCCAGCGCCGCCTACGAGATCGTCCCCAGCCCGGAGCTCGACACGGGACTCACGGCGCTCGGGGGCGCGCTGCTGGTGCTGCGGGCCTTCACCAGTGGCTGCGCGGCCCTCGCCGGAGTGGAGGCCATCTCCAACGGGGTCCCGAGTTTCCGCCCGCCGAAGATCCGTAACGCCTCGCTCACCCTGCTGCTGCTGGGGACGCTCTCCTCCGCCCTCATGCTCGGCATCGTGCTGCTCGCGCGCGCGACCGGTGTGCAGCTGGTCGCGGATCCCGCCACCCAGCTGCGGATCGACGGGGCCCCCGCCACCGGCCTGGTGCAGGTCCCCGTCATCGCGCAGATCGCCCAGGCCGTGTACACACCCACCGGGCCGATGTTCTTCCTGGTCTCCGCCGTCACCGGTGTGGTGCTGTTCCTCGCCGCCCACACCGCCTTCAACGGTTTCCCGAACCTCGCCAGTGTCCTCGCCCGCGCCGGATATCTACCGCGGCAGCTGAGGGTGCGCGGTGACCGCCTCGCCTACTCGAACGGCATCGTCCTGCTGGCCGTCGCCTCCGCCCTGTTCATCTGGGCCACCGGTGCCAGCGTCACCCTGCTGGTGCAGATGTACATCGTCGGCGTGTTCCTGTCTTTCTCCCTCTCACAGCTGGGCATGGTCCGTCATTACCAGCGGCGTCTGCGCCTGTCGGTGCGAGCGGGGGAGCGTCGGGCCCTCGCGGCCGGGCGTGTCACCAGCGCCGTCGGTTTCGTCCTCGTCACCGCCGTGCTGGTGACGGTGCTGGTCACCAAGCTGCTGCAGGGCGCCTGGGTGGCGCTCGCGGTGATGGCGCTGCTGTTCGTGCTGATGACACTGGTGCACCGCCACTATCGTGCCGTCGACGAGGAGCTCAGCCTGGGGGACGACTTCGACGCCGCCGGCGCCCACCCCTCCCGCTCGCACGCCCTGGTGGTGGTCGCCTCCCTCGACCAGCCGGTGATGCGTGCCCTCGCCGTCGCCTCCGCCGCCCGGCACTCCTCGCTGCAGGCCGTCGCCGTGCACGATGACACCGACCCCGAGGCTCTCGCCGAACGCTGGCGGACGGTCGGGGTGCAGATCCCCCTGCGGATCGTCCATTCGCCGTACCGGGAGTTCGCCCGGCCCGTCCTCGCCTATGTGAGCACCCTGCTGGCTCGCAATCCGCGCGACGTCGTCGTCGTGTATATCCCCGAGTTCATCGTGGGACACTGGTGGGAGGCCGCCCTGCACAACCATGCGGCGCGCCGTCTGGCCGACCGGCTGACGCATCTGCCCCGCGTGGTGGTCACGAGCGTCCCCTGGCAGCTCGGCAGCGCGCAGGACGTCGTGGGGCGAACGCGCACCCAGTCGCGCACATCCGTCCCCACCACGAAGGAGGTCCCCCGGTGA
- a CDS encoding class I SAM-dependent RNA methyltransferase — MSSPQDVADAAAAGRLLTLTVGAPAAGGTFVARHEGRVVFVRGAAPGETVIARLLEDPRDAADARFWRAETVEVLEASVDRVPSVWPEAGFGGVGAAEWAHIALPAQRRLATEVLQDLLRRAGVHSVEIDDVQVEPAPGDHDGLGTRTRERFAVDSHGRVGMRGWRSHEVRPVGGTPLSAPAISALTLGEWTGPGGVEAIDVAAPSDSPVSLVLVGRELAPHGLDIPRDWDGADVSVQTAKGLVPLRGDGMVRERVGERGFRVAATGFWQVHRAAAGFLGDHVRTVLGAQDGDRVWDLFGGVGLFAALVADQVGTAGRVLTVEGNRRASALAAENLQDLATAEAAHGDATAWARAQAEAPDRVVLDPPRAGAGRELMEVLTDLVRDRIVYVSCEPSTLVRDLVTAEQRGWRVTDLRAVDLFPHTHHLETVTVLERTSH, encoded by the coding sequence GTGAGTTCCCCCCAGGACGTCGCCGACGCCGCGGCCGCGGGCCGCCTCCTCACCCTCACCGTCGGTGCGCCCGCCGCGGGGGGCACCTTCGTGGCCCGCCACGAGGGCCGGGTCGTGTTCGTGCGGGGCGCCGCCCCCGGGGAGACCGTCATCGCGCGTCTGTTGGAGGACCCCCGGGACGCCGCCGATGCCCGGTTCTGGCGCGCCGAGACCGTCGAGGTGCTCGAGGCGAGCGTCGACCGTGTCCCCTCCGTGTGGCCCGAGGCCGGATTCGGTGGTGTCGGAGCGGCCGAGTGGGCGCACATCGCCCTGCCCGCCCAGCGGCGGCTGGCCACCGAGGTGCTCCAGGACCTGCTGCGCCGCGCCGGCGTGCACAGTGTCGAGATCGACGATGTCCAGGTGGAACCGGCCCCCGGTGACCACGACGGCCTGGGCACCCGCACCCGCGAACGCTTCGCCGTCGACAGCCACGGCCGCGTCGGCATGCGGGGGTGGCGCTCCCACGAGGTCCGCCCCGTCGGTGGGACGCCGCTGTCGGCCCCGGCGATCAGTGCCCTCACGCTGGGGGAGTGGACCGGCCCGGGCGGGGTCGAGGCCATCGACGTCGCGGCCCCGAGCGACAGTCCCGTCTCCCTGGTGCTGGTGGGGCGGGAGCTGGCTCCCCACGGCCTCGACATCCCGCGCGACTGGGACGGCGCGGATGTCAGTGTGCAGACCGCGAAGGGTCTCGTCCCCCTGCGCGGTGACGGCATGGTCCGCGAACGCGTGGGGGAGCGCGGCTTCCGGGTCGCCGCCACCGGGTTCTGGCAGGTCCACCGTGCCGCGGCCGGCTTCCTCGGCGACCACGTGCGCACCGTGCTCGGCGCGCAGGACGGCGACCGCGTGTGGGATCTCTTCGGCGGCGTCGGCTTGTTCGCCGCGCTGGTGGCCGATCAGGTGGGCACCGCCGGCCGGGTCCTCACCGTCGAGGGCAACCGGCGGGCCTCCGCGCTCGCCGCCGAGAACCTGCAGGACCTCGCGACCGCCGAGGCCGCCCACGGTGATGCCACCGCCTGGGCCCGCGCCCAGGCCGAAGCGCCCGACCGGGTGGTGCTGGACCCCCCGCGGGCCGGGGCTGGGAGGGAACTGATGGAGGTGCTCACCGACCTGGTGCGGGATCGCATCGTGTACGTCTCCTGCGAACCGAGCACCCTGGTGCGGGACCTCGTCACCGCCGAGCAGCGCGGCTGGCGGGTGACGGATCTGCGGGCCGTCGACCTGTTCCCGCACACCCACCACCTGGAGACGGTGACCGTGCTGGAGCGCACCTCCCACTGA
- a CDS encoding aconitate hydratase, with protein sequence MDASPTEGDPVSTVNSFGAQQQLRVGDTEYEIYALDAVEGHEKLPYSLKVLLENLLRTEDGANITADHVRALGSWDPSAEPDTEIQFTPARVIMQDFTGVPCVVDLATMREAMEELGGDPNRINPLAPAEMVIDHSVMIDVAGRLDALERNMELEYERNQERYQFLRWGQSAFDDFKVVPPGTGIVHQVNIEYLARAVMTREVDGVLRAYPDSCVGTDSHTTMVNGLGVLGWGVGGIEAEAAMLGQPVSMLIPRVVGFKLTGEIPAAATATDVVLTITEMLRRHGVVGKFVEFYGDGVAQVPLANRATIGNMSPEFGSTCAIFPIDDVTVDYLRLTGRDEQQLALVEAYAKRQGLWHDPSREARYSEYLELDLSTVVPSIAGPKRPQDRIVLSEAKESFRKVLPTYAAGEDHADEAPVGAEEGSFPASDPAAPESDNSSGGEAPVEMPAATAGQLGRASKPTAVAGHDFTIDHGIVAIASITSCTNTSNPSVMMAAGLLARNAVAKGLSAKPWVKTSMAPGSQVVTDYYEKAGLWPDLEALGFHLVGYGCTTCIGNSGPLAPEISEAIAEGDLAVTAVLSGNRNFEGRINPDVKMNYLASPPLVIAYALAGTMDFDFETDPLGTDADGNEVFLKDIWPTPEEVERTIAENITQEMFQKDYADVFAGDERWRSLDTPEGATFAWDGESTYVRKPPYFEGMGMEPEPVSDIEGARVLLKLGDSTTTDHISPAGSIKADSPAGQYLREHGVERKDFNSYGSRRGNHEVMIRGTFANIRIRNQLLDGVEGGYTRNFLTGEQEFVYDAAQAYAEAGVPLVVLAGKEYGTGSSRDWAAKGTKLLGVRAVIAESYERIHRSNLIGMGVLPLQYPEGQNAESLGLDGTETFAVRGVTTLNEGSTPKTVTVTATKDNGETVEFDAVVRIDTPGEADYFRNGGILQYVLRSLARA encoded by the coding sequence ATGGATGCATCCCCGACCGAAGGAGACCCCGTGAGCACGGTCAACTCGTTCGGCGCCCAGCAGCAGCTGCGCGTCGGTGACACCGAGTACGAGATCTACGCCCTCGACGCCGTCGAGGGCCACGAGAAGCTTCCCTACAGCCTCAAGGTGCTGCTGGAGAACCTGCTGCGCACCGAGGACGGTGCCAACATCACCGCCGATCACGTGCGTGCGCTCGGCTCCTGGGACCCGTCGGCCGAACCCGACACGGAGATCCAGTTCACCCCCGCCCGCGTGATCATGCAGGACTTCACCGGTGTGCCGTGCGTGGTGGACCTGGCGACCATGCGCGAGGCGATGGAGGAGCTTGGTGGGGACCCGAACCGCATCAACCCCCTGGCCCCCGCGGAGATGGTCATCGATCATTCCGTGATGATCGACGTCGCGGGTCGGCTGGACGCGCTCGAGCGCAACATGGAGCTCGAGTACGAGCGCAACCAGGAGCGCTACCAGTTCCTGCGGTGGGGCCAGAGCGCCTTCGACGACTTCAAGGTCGTCCCCCCGGGCACCGGCATCGTCCACCAGGTCAACATCGAGTACCTGGCTCGCGCCGTCATGACCCGTGAGGTCGACGGTGTGCTGCGCGCCTACCCCGACTCCTGTGTCGGCACCGACTCCCACACCACCATGGTCAACGGCCTGGGGGTGCTCGGCTGGGGTGTCGGTGGCATCGAGGCCGAGGCCGCGATGCTCGGTCAGCCGGTGTCGATGCTCATCCCGCGTGTGGTCGGCTTCAAGCTCACCGGGGAGATCCCCGCCGCCGCCACCGCCACCGACGTGGTGCTCACCATCACCGAGATGCTGCGCCGGCACGGCGTGGTGGGGAAGTTCGTCGAGTTCTACGGCGACGGCGTGGCCCAGGTGCCGCTCGCGAACCGCGCCACCATCGGCAACATGAGCCCGGAGTTCGGCTCCACCTGCGCGATCTTCCCGATCGATGACGTGACCGTCGACTACCTGCGCCTCACCGGACGCGACGAGCAGCAGCTGGCGCTGGTGGAGGCCTACGCCAAGCGACAGGGCCTGTGGCACGACCCCTCCCGCGAGGCGCGGTACTCCGAGTACCTGGAGCTGGACCTGTCGACGGTGGTGCCGTCGATCGCCGGCCCCAAGCGCCCGCAGGACCGCATCGTCCTCAGCGAGGCGAAGGAGTCCTTCCGCAAGGTCCTGCCGACCTATGCCGCCGGTGAGGACCACGCCGACGAGGCGCCCGTCGGTGCCGAGGAGGGCAGCTTCCCCGCCTCCGATCCCGCCGCCCCGGAGTCCGACAACTCCAGCGGCGGTGAGGCCCCCGTGGAGATGCCCGCCGCGACGGCGGGACAGCTCGGCCGCGCCTCGAAGCCGACCGCGGTCGCGGGCCACGACTTCACGATCGACCACGGCATCGTCGCGATCGCCTCGATCACCTCGTGCACCAACACCTCGAACCCGTCGGTGATGATGGCCGCCGGTCTGCTGGCCCGCAACGCCGTGGCCAAGGGCCTGAGCGCCAAGCCGTGGGTGAAGACCTCCATGGCCCCGGGCTCGCAGGTCGTCACCGACTACTACGAGAAGGCGGGCCTGTGGCCCGATCTGGAGGCCCTCGGGTTCCATCTCGTCGGTTACGGCTGCACCACCTGCATCGGCAACTCCGGCCCGCTGGCCCCGGAGATCTCCGAGGCCATCGCCGAAGGCGACCTCGCCGTCACCGCGGTGCTCTCGGGCAACCGCAACTTCGAGGGTCGCATCAACCCGGACGTCAAGATGAACTACCTGGCGTCCCCGCCGCTGGTCATCGCCTACGCCCTGGCCGGGACCATGGACTTCGACTTCGAGACCGACCCGCTGGGCACCGACGCCGACGGCAACGAGGTGTTCCTGAAGGACATCTGGCCCACCCCGGAGGAGGTCGAGCGGACCATCGCCGAGAACATCACCCAGGAGATGTTCCAGAAGGACTACGCCGACGTCTTCGCCGGGGACGAGCGCTGGCGCAGCCTCGACACCCCCGAGGGGGCGACCTTCGCGTGGGATGGGGAGTCGACCTACGTGCGCAAGCCCCCGTACTTCGAGGGCATGGGGATGGAACCGGAGCCGGTCTCCGACATCGAGGGCGCCCGGGTGCTGCTGAAGCTCGGTGATTCCACCACCACCGACCACATCTCGCCCGCGGGGTCCATCAAGGCTGATTCCCCGGCCGGACAGTACCTGCGTGAGCATGGTGTGGAGCGCAAGGACTTCAATTCCTATGGCTCCCGCCGCGGCAACCACGAGGTGATGATCCGCGGCACCTTCGCGAACATCCGCATCCGCAACCAGCTCCTCGACGGAGTCGAGGGCGGTTACACCCGGAATTTCCTGACCGGGGAGCAGGAGTTTGTGTACGACGCCGCCCAGGCGTACGCCGAGGCGGGTGTGCCGCTCGTGGTGCTGGCCGGCAAGGAGTACGGCACCGGTTCCTCCCGCGACTGGGCCGCCAAGGGCACCAAGCTGCTGGGTGTGCGCGCCGTCATCGCCGAGAGCTATGAGCGCATCCACCGGTCGAACCTCATCGGCATGGGCGTTCTGCCGCTGCAGTACCCCGAGGGCCAGAACGCCGAATCGCTCGGCCTGGACGGCACAGAGACCTTCGCTGTGCGCGGGGTGACGACGCTGAACGAGGGGAGCACGCCGAAGACCGTGACCGTCACGGCCACGAAGGACAACGGCGAGACGGTGGAGTTCGACGCCGTGGTGCGCATCGACACCCCCGGTGAGGCAGACTACTTCCGCAACGGCGGCATCTTGCAGTACGTGCTGCGGTCGCTCGCACGGGCCTGA
- a CDS encoding ECF transporter S component, translating to MTTDRPAGDDTGQSSPSDASSPPPAGTPSEPIPADPHSTPVEHDATFDALVEDLRQLRGLAGQPSYAEIALRVGQLRRSSGIAAYASTPSKSTVYDVFRPGRARMNPELVRDIAGALGAEDPQQWYRRCVRILERRELQAMRQEGVSSPGSVSTEALDPTEPSDSAPLPPETPAPVTPAPVAPAPEPPSDLPAERDARNGRRDPAALLRWPGSGLLLLASVLLNLVGLFFTRFTGVPLHLDMVGTGVAAVTLGPLAGIAVAVATHLVNAAVFGIGSLPFTAVSIAGALVWGYGARWLRRRGSENLWPLHLLVALISTAIAVPMILLLLDGIQNRPLVYLQGLMRNVTLPDALTVLILNLSVSVPDKMLSGVMVSAVYSHTSAPPPRPADPGSDSFRGGILPTAAQEPDQLPAHA from the coding sequence GTGACGACTGATCGTCCCGCCGGTGACGACACCGGTCAGAGCTCCCCCTCGGACGCCAGCTCTCCGCCCCCAGCGGGCACTCCCTCCGAGCCGATCCCCGCCGACCCCCACAGCACCCCGGTCGAACACGACGCCACCTTCGACGCGCTGGTCGAGGACCTGCGTCAGCTCCGCGGCCTGGCGGGCCAGCCCTCCTACGCCGAGATCGCCCTGCGCGTGGGACAACTGCGGCGCAGCAGCGGTATCGCCGCCTACGCCTCCACTCCCTCCAAGAGCACGGTGTACGACGTCTTCCGGCCGGGACGGGCCCGTATGAACCCCGAACTGGTGCGGGATATCGCCGGGGCGCTCGGTGCGGAGGATCCACAGCAGTGGTATCGCCGGTGCGTACGGATCCTGGAACGGCGTGAGCTGCAGGCTATGCGCCAGGAGGGAGTGTCGTCCCCGGGATCCGTATCGACCGAGGCACTCGACCCGACTGAGCCGTCCGACAGCGCTCCCCTGCCGCCCGAGACCCCGGCACCCGTCACCCCGGCACCCGTCGCTCCTGCACCCGAACCCCCGTCCGACCTCCCGGCCGAGCGTGACGCCCGGAACGGACGGCGTGACCCGGCAGCCCTTCTGCGCTGGCCCGGCAGCGGACTGCTCCTGCTCGCGTCGGTGCTCCTGAATCTGGTCGGACTCTTCTTCACCCGGTTCACCGGGGTGCCGCTGCACCTGGACATGGTCGGCACCGGAGTCGCCGCGGTCACCCTGGGGCCCCTGGCCGGGATCGCGGTCGCGGTGGCGACCCACCTGGTCAATGCTGCCGTCTTCGGGATCGGTTCGCTGCCGTTTACCGCGGTGAGCATCGCCGGCGCCCTGGTGTGGGGCTACGGCGCCCGGTGGCTGCGCCGGCGTGGCAGCGAGAACCTCTGGCCCCTGCATCTGCTGGTGGCCCTGATCTCCACGGCGATCGCGGTCCCGATGATCCTCCTGCTCCTGGATGGCATCCAGAACCGTCCGCTGGTGTACCTGCAGGGGCTGATGCGGAACGTCACCCTGCCCGATGCCCTGACGGTCCTGATCCTGAACCTCAGTGTGTCCGTGCCGGACAAGATGCTCTCGGGCGTCATGGTCAGTGCGGTGTATTCCCACACCTCCGCCCCGCCGCCTCGCCCTGCGGATCCGGGCTCAGACTCCTTCCGCGGCGGGATTCTGCCGACCGCGGCCCAGGAGCCGGATCAGCTTCCCGCCCACGCCTGA
- a CDS encoding 1-deoxy-D-xylulose-5-phosphate synthase, whose amino-acid sequence MRTVPENAPVPSEALDDEPVPTDPAALRALPADRLPALARTLRRRLVQVCAVHGGHLGPNLGAVELTIALHRELDSPREAMIFDTGHQAYVHKMLTGRADLEGLRTAGGVSGYPDRGESEHDVVENSHASGSLAWAHGRDRALRATGRPGVTAAVIGDGALTGGVALEALNDLAGDPASRVLVVLNDNTRSYAPTIGGMSQHLQALSRGEVPPGDDAFTDWGLTYLGPVDGHDLTALAEVLAEARRVAEDPDRGVPVVHALTRKGMGFARAEDDVLDHWHATGPFSLDLEPEADTTPPTAAPTPARTWTSCLGQAVLEAARADERLLAVSAAMIDPVGLTPMQQEMPERVIDVGIAEQAALATAAGLAQGGARPLVALYATFLNRAFDQLLLDIALHGEDVTITLDRAGITGDDGPSHHGMWDLGVAAQIPGLSLWAPRDGMRLAEAVPAALATPGPSIVRFPKGACPPDLPALARIPAGDVLAGDAPAEGDAQGPDVVLVSIGALADQVVEAAQTLSDLGNVLVVDPLAILPVPTALRDLALRSGAVVTIEDGVASRGVGAALAQEILAASSRRRPAPPIRTLGVPQTFIPHAKRGAILQQAGLDAAGIARSVRRLLA is encoded by the coding sequence GTGCGCACTGTCCCGGAGAACGCCCCGGTGCCCTCGGAGGCTCTGGACGACGAACCCGTTCCCACCGATCCTGCCGCCCTGCGCGCCCTCCCGGCGGATCGTCTCCCGGCGCTCGCGCGGACCCTCCGTCGCCGCCTCGTGCAGGTGTGTGCCGTCCACGGGGGGCACCTCGGGCCGAACCTCGGTGCAGTGGAGCTGACGATCGCCCTGCACCGCGAGCTCGACTCGCCCCGGGAAGCGATGATCTTCGACACCGGCCACCAGGCCTACGTGCACAAGATGCTCACCGGGCGGGCGGATCTCGAGGGGTTGCGCACCGCAGGGGGCGTGTCCGGATATCCCGACCGCGGGGAGTCCGAGCACGATGTGGTCGAGAACTCCCATGCCTCCGGGTCCCTCGCCTGGGCGCACGGCCGTGACCGCGCCCTGCGCGCGACCGGCCGCCCCGGTGTCACCGCCGCGGTGATCGGCGATGGCGCCCTCACCGGTGGGGTGGCGCTGGAGGCGCTGAACGACCTGGCCGGGGATCCCGCGAGCCGCGTGCTGGTGGTGCTCAACGACAACACCCGCTCCTACGCCCCGACCATCGGCGGGATGTCCCAGCACCTGCAGGCCCTCTCCCGCGGGGAGGTGCCCCCCGGTGACGATGCCTTCACGGACTGGGGTCTGACCTACCTCGGCCCCGTCGATGGCCACGACCTCACCGCCCTGGCGGAGGTCCTCGCCGAGGCCCGCCGGGTCGCTGAGGACCCGGATCGCGGTGTGCCGGTGGTGCACGCCCTCACCCGCAAGGGGATGGGGTTCGCGAGGGCGGAGGACGACGTGCTCGACCACTGGCACGCCACCGGCCCCTTCAGCCTTGACCTCGAACCGGAGGCCGACACCACCCCTCCGACCGCCGCACCCACTCCCGCCCGCACCTGGACCTCCTGCCTGGGGCAGGCTGTGCTGGAGGCCGCCCGCGCCGATGAGCGCCTGCTCGCCGTCAGCGCGGCGATGATCGACCCCGTGGGTCTCACCCCGATGCAGCAGGAGATGCCGGAGCGGGTGATCGACGTCGGCATCGCCGAACAGGCGGCGCTGGCCACCGCGGCGGGCCTCGCCCAGGGTGGTGCGCGACCGCTGGTGGCGCTGTATGCGACCTTCCTCAATCGAGCCTTCGACCAGCTGCTGCTGGACATCGCCCTGCACGGTGAGGACGTGACGATCACCCTCGACCGCGCCGGGATCACCGGAGATGACGGGCCCAGCCACCACGGCATGTGGGATCTGGGGGTCGCCGCGCAGATCCCGGGTCTGAGCCTGTGGGCGCCGCGCGACGGCATGCGCCTGGCCGAGGCGGTGCCCGCGGCACTCGCGACCCCCGGACCCAGCATCGTGCGCTTCCCCAAGGGTGCGTGCCCGCCGGACCTGCCGGCCCTCGCGCGGATCCCCGCCGGTGACGTTCTGGCCGGAGATGCGCCCGCCGAGGGCGACGCGCAGGGCCCGGACGTGGTGCTGGTGAGCATCGGCGCCCTGGCCGATCAGGTGGTGGAGGCCGCGCAGACCCTGAGCGACCTCGGGAACGTGCTCGTCGTCGACCCGCTGGCCATCCTCCCGGTGCCCACGGCGCTGCGGGATCTGGCGTTGCGCAGCGGCGCGGTCGTCACCATCGAGGACGGGGTGGCCTCCCGCGGCGTCGGGGCGGCCCTCGCCCAGGAGATCCTTGCGGCCTCCAGCCGCCGCAGGCCGGCCCCGCCGATCCGCACCCTCGGGGTGCCGCAGACCTTCATCCCGCATGCGAAGCGCGGGGCGATCCTGCAGCAGGCGGGCCTGGACGCGGCCGGCATCGCGCGCAGCGTCCGCAGGCTCCTCGCCTGA
- the map gene encoding type I methionyl aminopeptidase: MSTGTGERPPHVDAARPAGEFVAAVLSHLRRVVGPGWNLLDVDAEVRRLIDEAGATSCYIDYHPRFGAYPFGRVICTSVNEAVLHGRPYDRVLRDGDLVSFDLAVQLDGWVADSSLTVALGTAAEEDLQLIRDTEAVMWAGIDQARAGRTVGDIGHAVENEARRRGYVMNRQFGGHGVGRTMHEAPFVPNAGTPGAGAVLEAGMLLTVEPFLMPTTDALHIDERDGWTVVSDDGSRGAHAEHTLFITDGDPIVLTARADDPSPRSSLP, from the coding sequence GTGAGCACCGGAACCGGGGAACGTCCACCCCACGTCGACGCCGCACGGCCCGCCGGCGAGTTCGTCGCCGCCGTCCTGTCCCATCTGCGGCGAGTCGTGGGCCCGGGCTGGAACCTGCTGGACGTCGACGCCGAGGTACGTCGGCTCATCGACGAGGCCGGTGCCACCAGCTGCTACATCGACTACCACCCGCGGTTCGGCGCCTACCCGTTCGGGCGTGTCATCTGCACCAGCGTCAACGAGGCCGTGCTGCACGGCCGCCCCTACGACCGGGTCCTGCGCGACGGCGACCTCGTCTCGTTCGACCTCGCGGTGCAGCTGGACGGCTGGGTGGCGGATTCCTCCCTCACCGTCGCCCTCGGCACGGCGGCCGAGGAGGATCTGCAGCTGATCCGTGACACCGAGGCCGTGATGTGGGCGGGCATCGACCAGGCGCGCGCCGGCCGCACCGTCGGCGACATCGGCCATGCGGTGGAGAACGAGGCGCGCCGACGCGGGTACGTCATGAACCGCCAGTTCGGCGGACATGGTGTGGGACGCACCATGCATGAGGCGCCCTTCGTGCCGAATGCCGGGACCCCGGGTGCGGGTGCCGTCCTGGAGGCGGGGATGCTGCTCACGGTGGAGCCGTTCCTCATGCCCACCACGGATGCCCTGCATATCGATGAGAGGGACGGCTGGACCGTGGTCTCCGACGACGGCTCCCGCGGCGCCCACGCCGAACACACACTGTTCATCACCGACGGTGATCCGATCGTCCTCACCGCCCGGGCCGACGACCCCTCCCCGCGCAGCTCCCTGCCCTGA